One genomic window of Streptomyces sp. NBC_01276 includes the following:
- a CDS encoding serine protease: protein MSPVVKGASAAAAAGIAALCAVVFLRASGDQSVHPFPTVGVLMANGEHWCTASVVDSPRGNVVATAAHCVAPAGEDGHIGEVAHDGLAIGELSFAPAFSGEGAGTQPLGVWKVRSIHVDERWTKWGDETADFAFLTIEPDEDGRSLQQRVGAGEAPKPDWTSGYERDVTVIGYPESEHNPQNKPVSCTTQTRHDVNDPDMLYISCAGFWTGTSGSPWIADRGGTGQPGRLIGVLSGGDTDVDSTAALYDEKAKALYEQAARG, encoded by the coding sequence ATGAGCCCGGTGGTGAAGGGGGCGTCGGCGGCCGCCGCCGCGGGCATCGCGGCGCTGTGCGCCGTCGTGTTCCTCAGGGCGTCGGGCGACCAGTCGGTGCATCCCTTCCCCACCGTCGGCGTGCTCATGGCCAACGGGGAGCACTGGTGCACGGCGAGCGTGGTCGACAGCCCCCGGGGCAACGTCGTCGCGACCGCCGCGCACTGCGTCGCCCCCGCCGGCGAGGACGGGCACATCGGCGAGGTGGCCCACGACGGCCTCGCCATCGGCGAGCTCTCCTTCGCCCCCGCCTTCTCCGGGGAGGGCGCGGGCACCCAGCCCCTCGGCGTGTGGAAGGTCCGTTCGATCCACGTGGACGAACGCTGGACGAAGTGGGGCGACGAGACCGCCGACTTCGCCTTCCTCACCATCGAGCCCGACGAGGACGGCCGCAGCCTGCAGCAGCGGGTCGGCGCGGGGGAGGCGCCGAAGCCCGACTGGACCTCCGGGTACGAGCGGGACGTCACCGTGATCGGCTATCCGGAGTCGGAGCACAACCCGCAGAACAAGCCCGTCTCCTGCACCACCCAGACCCGCCACGACGTGAACGACCCCGACATGCTGTACATCAGCTGCGCGGGTTTCTGGACGGGCACCAGCGGCAGCCCCTGGATCGCCGACCGGGGCGGCACGGGGCAGCCCGGCCGGCTGATCGGAGTGCTCAGCGGCGGCGACACGGACGTGGACTCCACCGCCGCGCTCTACGACGAGAAGGCCAAGGCCCTCTACGAGCAGGCGGCCCGCGGCTGA
- a CDS encoding alpha/beta hydrolase, which translates to MQYDHQGDGGPTTEGGRRPKRLRRALIGGAVALALAAGGGAAYAFGLFSDMGDPVSFGKIQESAAAQDIRPGVLMPTGPKAAFVRTSRLPDGTQIGMTTLTGAKSGFTGDVWVWAPKEYDDPRYAKSGFPVLISLPGGRGYPKNYWGTGPGLGLQQAVIDGFKAGTSLPFILVMPVINADTKHHFDGSDIPGEPKMGTWMAEDVPDFAKANFRTFTSRDGWAFMGSSSGGFGALKDVLKYPERFKAVIASGVDIVPDSPLWKGNRQAMDANNPEKLAEKLIREGGPDVYVNFQIGTKESGRELAEGFMRTYGKGPVHTRLQVIQDGEHNGKSYVRGMREGSLAWISKVMQGPTPDPAVR; encoded by the coding sequence GTGCAGTATGACCATCAAGGCGACGGCGGCCCCACGACCGAGGGCGGCCGTCGCCCCAAGCGCCTGCGCCGGGCCCTCATCGGCGGTGCGGTCGCGCTCGCCCTCGCCGCCGGGGGCGGCGCGGCGTACGCCTTCGGGCTCTTCTCGGACATGGGCGACCCGGTGTCCTTCGGGAAGATCCAGGAGTCGGCCGCCGCCCAGGACATCCGGCCGGGGGTGCTGATGCCGACCGGCCCCAAGGCCGCGTTCGTGCGCACCAGCAGGCTGCCGGACGGCACGCAGATCGGCATGACCACCCTGACCGGGGCGAAGTCCGGCTTCACCGGCGACGTGTGGGTGTGGGCGCCCAAGGAGTACGACGACCCGCGCTACGCCAAGAGCGGCTTCCCCGTGCTGATCTCCCTGCCGGGCGGCCGCGGCTACCCCAAGAACTACTGGGGCACCGGCCCGGGGCTCGGCCTCCAGCAGGCCGTGATCGACGGCTTCAAGGCCGGGACCAGCCTGCCCTTCATCCTGGTCATGCCGGTGATCAACGCCGACACCAAGCACCACTTCGACGGCTCCGACATCCCCGGAGAGCCCAAGATGGGCACCTGGATGGCCGAGGACGTCCCCGATTTCGCGAAGGCCAATTTCCGCACCTTCACCTCCCGCGACGGCTGGGCCTTCATGGGCTCCTCCTCGGGAGGGTTCGGCGCCTTGAAGGACGTGCTGAAGTACCCCGAGCGCTTCAAGGCCGTCATCGCCAGCGGGGTCGACATCGTCCCCGATTCCCCGCTGTGGAAGGGGAACCGGCAGGCCATGGACGCGAACAACCCCGAGAAGCTCGCCGAGAAGCTGATCAGGGAGGGCGGCCCGGACGTCTACGTGAACTTCCAGATCGGGACCAAGGAGAGCGGCCGGGAACTGGCCGAAGGCTTCATGCGCACCTACGGAAAGGGCCCCGTGCACACCCGCCTCCAGGTGATCCAGGATGGTGAGCACAATGGGAAGTCGTACGTACGTGGCATGAGGGAGGGCTCCCTGGCGTGGATCAGCAAGGTGATGCAGGGACCTACGCCCGATCCCGCCGTGCGATGA
- a CDS encoding alpha/beta hydrolase, which produces MHEYPQQPSGPDPEPGRGRGRSRRAIWIGAGVACALLLGGGGFAAWKNEWFSGNGEAVSFGPAADRAAPAAGGSGQKSPSAAPVAPPKPTGDPDVLMPSGPKSDFKQTTKLDDGTVIAKTRLTGAKSGFEGDVWVWAPKEYDDPKYAKSAFPVLIALPGGNGYPTNYWADRSLGLQKAIAEGVEAGTSLPFIVIMPVLNPDNKYYYDGADIPGQPKMGTWMAEDVPDFARANFRTYKSRDGWAFMGSSSGAFVGMKTVLQYPDRFKAVIASGGEITPDSPLWKGHQAEMDANNPEKLAQKLIDSNGPEVYINFQVGTKETGKDRMTKFVREYGKGPVKTTIRDIQNGEHNGWHYVRGMKEGSLEWVSKVLKGPKPEAG; this is translated from the coding sequence GTGCACGAGTACCCGCAGCAGCCGTCCGGCCCCGACCCCGAGCCGGGGCGGGGCCGGGGCCGCTCCCGGCGCGCGATCTGGATCGGCGCGGGCGTGGCCTGCGCGCTGCTCCTCGGCGGCGGGGGTTTCGCCGCCTGGAAGAACGAGTGGTTCTCCGGCAACGGGGAGGCCGTCAGCTTCGGCCCGGCGGCCGACCGGGCCGCCCCGGCGGCCGGCGGCTCCGGGCAGAAGTCCCCGAGCGCCGCCCCGGTGGCCCCGCCCAAGCCCACCGGCGACCCGGACGTGCTCATGCCGTCCGGCCCGAAGTCCGACTTCAAGCAGACCACCAAGCTCGACGACGGCACCGTCATAGCCAAGACCCGCCTGACGGGTGCCAAATCCGGCTTCGAGGGTGACGTCTGGGTCTGGGCCCCCAAGGAGTACGACGACCCGAAGTACGCCAAGAGCGCCTTCCCGGTCCTGATCGCGCTCCCCGGCGGCAACGGCTACCCCACGAACTACTGGGCCGACCGCAGCCTCGGCCTCCAGAAGGCCATAGCCGAGGGCGTCGAGGCCGGCACCAGCCTGCCGTTCATCGTGATCATGCCGGTGCTCAACCCGGACAACAAGTACTACTACGACGGCGCCGACATACCCGGCCAGCCCAAGATGGGCACCTGGATGGCCGAGGACGTCCCGGACTTCGCCCGCGCGAACTTCCGTACGTACAAATCCCGCGACGGCTGGGCCTTCATGGGCTCCTCCTCCGGCGCCTTCGTGGGCATGAAGACCGTCCTGCAGTACCCGGACCGCTTCAAGGCGGTCATCGCCAGCGGCGGCGAGATCACCCCGGACTCCCCGCTCTGGAAGGGCCACCAGGCCGAGATGGACGCGAACAACCCGGAGAAGCTCGCCCAGAAGCTGATCGACTCCAACGGCCCCGAGGTCTACATCAACTTCCAGGTCGGCACCAAGGAGACCGGCAAGGACCGGATGACGAAGTTCGTGCGCGAGTACGGCAAGGGCCCCGTCAAGACCACCATCCGCGACATCCAGAACGGCGAGCACAACGGCTGGCACTACGTGCGAGGCATGAAGGAAGGCTCGCTGGAGTGGGTCAGCAAGGTGCTGAAGGGCCCGAAGCCCGAGGCCGGCTGA
- a CDS encoding MarR family winged helix-turn-helix transcriptional regulator, which translates to MTSMPPEARIGSHIKRAEQALLAAKNTACRPAAVTVPQYAALLWLAEKPGISAAALSRLCGVTPPTMNTVLKNLQERGLIERTPHEWHRNVLETRLTEEGRAVMERADEGAVRVERALAAALSAEDRERLVELLGRCAEVLDTLK; encoded by the coding sequence ATGACGTCCATGCCCCCCGAGGCGCGCATCGGCTCGCACATCAAGCGCGCCGAGCAGGCACTCCTCGCGGCGAAGAACACCGCGTGCCGGCCGGCCGCCGTGACGGTGCCGCAGTACGCGGCCCTGCTCTGGCTCGCCGAGAAGCCCGGCATCTCCGCCGCCGCCCTGTCCCGGCTCTGCGGGGTCACGCCGCCGACGATGAACACGGTCCTGAAGAACCTCCAGGAGCGCGGGCTGATCGAGCGGACCCCCCACGAGTGGCACCGCAACGTGCTGGAGACCCGGCTCACCGAGGAGGGCCGGGCCGTGATGGAGCGGGCGGACGAGGGCGCCGTCCGGGTCGAACGGGCGCTCGCCGCGGCCCTCTCCGCCGAGGACCGGGAGCGGCTCGTGGAACTGCTCGGACGCTGTGCCGAGGTGCTCGACACCCTGAAGTGA